Proteins encoded within one genomic window of Gloeobacter kilaueensis JS1:
- a CDS encoding DUF4123 domain-containing protein, with protein sequence MSNEPRLPPSSARKVRQQLSEAVERLPGAWLYALLDAARHPDILTGIESYTSSHLAERACLYRGEAESTLARCAPYLVRVRLESALLQWLTQAWGASWGVYLISTAPLEQLRTHFRKFLLVEDTQGKQLYFRFYDPRVLRLFLPACNAEELQRFYGPVASFLMEDGRSEKILHFAGDERTAQQGTERTKAERAFRIRQEHESAFYSLAEAAFVEKLLKHLRTHHEGSVSTLSDTELKSRVRFGLQQARRYGITWESSLTAFVGLMFEFAPNFDEHTRIKAVLNDPAIHPNRRVRALIGRTTVQDWQEVQERSDHWHRLSRGS encoded by the coding sequence ATGAGCAACGAGCCACGGTTGCCACCCTCTTCAGCGCGGAAGGTCCGCCAGCAGCTTAGTGAAGCAGTGGAGCGTCTACCGGGAGCTTGGCTTTATGCTCTGCTCGATGCTGCCCGTCATCCAGACATCCTGACGGGCATCGAAAGTTACACCAGCAGTCACCTGGCGGAGCGCGCCTGTTTGTATCGGGGCGAAGCAGAGAGCACCCTGGCGCGTTGTGCTCCCTATCTTGTCAGGGTGCGACTGGAATCGGCCCTGTTGCAATGGCTGACGCAAGCGTGGGGAGCGAGTTGGGGGGTGTATCTGATTTCGACAGCGCCGCTGGAGCAACTGCGCACCCACTTTCGCAAATTCTTATTGGTCGAGGATACGCAAGGTAAGCAGCTATATTTTCGCTTTTACGACCCACGAGTATTGCGCTTATTCCTGCCAGCTTGCAATGCAGAAGAGCTGCAGCGGTTTTATGGTCCAGTCGCAAGTTTCCTGATGGAGGACGGAAGAAGTGAAAAGATATTACATTTTGCAGGCGATGAACGAACAGCACAGCAGGGAACAGAGAGGACGAAAGCAGAGCGGGCGTTCAGAATACGACAGGAGCATGAAAGCGCGTTCTATTCTCTGGCCGAGGCGGCCTTTGTCGAAAAACTGCTCAAGCACTTGAGAACCCATCACGAGGGCAGTGTTTCAACGTTATCTGACACTGAGCTAAAAAGTCGTGTCCGTTTTGGGCTGCAGCAGGCCAGGCGCTATGGCATCACCTGGGAATCGAGCCTCACGGCCTTCGTGGGTTTAATGTTCGAGTTTGCACCAAACTTCGATGAACATACCCGGATCAAGGCTGTTCTCAACGACCCGGCCATTCATCCAAATAGAAGAGTACGAGCTTTGATTGGCAGAACGACTGTGCAGGATTGGCAGGAAGTGCAAGAGCGCTCCGATCACTGGCACCGACTGAGTAGGGGCAGCTGA
- the trxB gene encoding thioredoxin-disulfide reductase, with protein MSQQVENLVIIGSGPAGYTAAIYAGRAQLSPLVFEGFHAWGIPGGQLMTTTEVENYPGFPEGIQGPELVDRLRSQALRWQARLVSEDVVAVDFTARPFVVRSGEREVAAQAVIVCTGARARRLHMPGEERLWQKGISVCATCDGPLPLFRGGVLAVVGGGDSACEEAIFLTRYASRVHLLVRSDQMRASKIMQQRVLAHPKIEIHWHSLPIGAHGKDHLENLTVADCRTGETRKLKVSGLFYAIGHVPNTTLFIGQLDLDEAGYIRTRNPSLATSTEGVWAAGDVQDPLYRQAITAAGSGCAAAIEVERWLSAQHFTLDRSSLNPQAAS; from the coding sequence ATGTCCCAGCAAGTCGAGAATCTGGTGATCATCGGCTCGGGGCCGGCTGGCTACACGGCGGCCATCTACGCCGGTCGCGCCCAGCTCTCGCCGCTGGTGTTTGAAGGCTTTCACGCCTGGGGGATCCCCGGTGGGCAGCTGATGACGACCACCGAGGTCGAAAATTATCCCGGTTTTCCCGAAGGCATCCAGGGACCGGAGTTGGTGGACCGCCTGCGCAGCCAGGCGCTGCGCTGGCAGGCCCGGCTGGTGAGCGAGGATGTCGTCGCCGTCGATTTTACGGCGCGGCCTTTTGTCGTGAGAAGTGGCGAGCGGGAGGTCGCTGCCCAGGCGGTGATTGTCTGTACCGGGGCGCGGGCGCGTCGGTTGCACATGCCGGGGGAGGAGCGGCTCTGGCAAAAAGGGATCTCCGTCTGCGCCACCTGCGACGGTCCGCTACCACTGTTTCGCGGCGGGGTGCTCGCGGTGGTGGGAGGCGGCGACAGTGCCTGCGAGGAGGCGATCTTTTTGACGCGCTACGCCAGCCGGGTCCACCTGCTGGTGCGCTCAGACCAGATGCGCGCTTCTAAGATCATGCAGCAGCGGGTGCTCGCCCATCCCAAAATCGAGATCCACTGGCACAGCCTGCCCATCGGTGCCCACGGCAAAGACCACCTCGAAAATCTGACCGTCGCCGACTGCCGCACGGGCGAGACCCGCAAGCTCAAGGTGAGCGGTCTTTTTTATGCGATCGGCCACGTGCCGAATACGACCCTCTTTATCGGCCAGCTCGACCTCGACGAGGCGGGCTACATCCGCACCCGCAACCCGTCGCTCGCCACAAGCACCGAGGGCGTCTGGGCCGCCGGAGACGTGCAAGATCCGCTCTACCGCCAGGCTATCACCGCCGCCGGCAGCGGCTGTGCAGCGGCGATCGAAGTCGAGCGCTGGCTCTCAGCTCAGCACTTTACCCTTGATCGCAGTTCTCTCAACCCGCAGGCGGCAAGTTAG
- a CDS encoding DUF2811 domain-containing protein, whose amino-acid sequence MKTMVSVLAEIPEELHDTLQIYLDNHPDWDQNRIFTAALSLFLLQNGGGDRRAARTYLNTLFQKTS is encoded by the coding sequence ATGAAAACGATGGTCAGTGTTCTGGCTGAGATTCCTGAAGAATTGCACGACACATTGCAGATTTATCTGGACAATCACCCCGATTGGGACCAGAACCGGATCTTTACGGCAGCACTCTCGCTGTTTTTGTTGCAAAACGGCGGCGGCGATCGTCGTGCTGCCCGGACTTACCTGAACACGTTGTTTCAGAAGACTTCGTAG
- a CDS encoding zinc-dependent dehydrogenase: MHAAVFYGVGDLRYEQVPVPAVEAEEVLVQVRACGLCQSDIKKLRYPLLDPPRIFGHETSGTIVRVGAAVTDWQPGDRVVVMHHIPCFHCPYCLNENYSMCRVYKEVTTTAGFIPSGGGFAEYVKVPGHIVRSGGLIAIPEGVSFEEASFVEPTNCCLKAIKKAQVQPGQTILITGAGPIGLMFAMLCRHFGARPIVTDLLPSRIERAKNLGAAAALDAAAADLAQQVRALTGGLGVDTALLAVPSTRAFDQALALTRKGGRILFFAEFPEAVQIPLDPNVLYRQEIDLMGSYSSSYKVQSLAAQIVFERLIDVSALISDFYPLAELAAAVEQALHPAPETCKILIRP; encoded by the coding sequence ATGCACGCGGCGGTCTTTTATGGAGTGGGCGATCTGCGCTACGAGCAGGTGCCGGTACCGGCGGTCGAGGCGGAGGAGGTGCTGGTGCAGGTGCGCGCCTGCGGCCTCTGCCAGTCGGATATCAAGAAGCTGCGCTATCCGCTACTGGACCCACCGCGCATCTTTGGTCACGAGACCAGCGGTACCATCGTCCGGGTGGGGGCGGCGGTCACAGACTGGCAGCCGGGTGATCGGGTGGTGGTGATGCACCACATCCCCTGCTTTCACTGCCCGTACTGCCTCAACGAAAATTACTCGATGTGCCGGGTCTACAAGGAAGTGACTACCACCGCCGGTTTTATCCCGAGCGGCGGCGGCTTTGCCGAGTACGTCAAGGTGCCGGGGCACATCGTCCGCTCGGGGGGGCTCATCGCTATCCCCGAGGGGGTGAGCTTCGAGGAGGCGAGCTTTGTCGAGCCGACCAACTGCTGCTTGAAGGCGATCAAAAAAGCCCAGGTGCAGCCCGGCCAGACGATCTTGATTACCGGTGCCGGTCCCATTGGTCTGATGTTTGCGATGCTCTGCCGCCACTTTGGGGCGCGGCCCATCGTCACCGACTTGTTGCCCTCGCGCATCGAGCGGGCAAAAAATCTGGGGGCCGCAGCGGCCCTCGACGCTGCCGCCGCCGATCTGGCCCAACAGGTGCGCGCCCTCACCGGCGGGCTGGGCGTGGATACAGCCCTGCTCGCTGTCCCGAGCACCCGCGCCTTCGATCAGGCGCTCGCCCTCACCCGCAAGGGCGGCAGGATCCTCTTTTTTGCCGAGTTTCCGGAGGCGGTGCAGATCCCGCTTGACCCGAACGTGCTCTATCGCCAGGAAATCGACCTGATGGGCTCCTACAGTTCTTCGTACAAGGTGCAGTCTCTGGCTGCCCAGATCGTCTTTGAAAGGCTTATCGACGTGAGCGCCCTCATTTCGGACTTTTATCCGCTGGCGGAGTTGGCGGCGGCGGTCGAGCAGGCGCTCCACCCGGCCCCCGAGACCTGCAAGATCCTCATTCGGCCTTGA
- a CDS encoding lysylphosphatidylglycerol synthase transmembrane domain-containing protein, whose translation MFFTLQKLSAGWRERVGPRTRLVLKIAASLALLVLIFRLIDFQKLLAVLAGADLGLLGAALGLFVAGQMLNALKWAWLGEAMALPFDRLRYLRVYWMGLFVAVFLPGSLGGDVGRAVLLGRAGTRSWAAAYTVLADRYSGMLFLLVIGSLACTTIAGFDGLRPWLWSLSAGVALAWLALAPLSFYLAQRPTRFKAILDTIALWEKQLRRPAVLARVGSATLFIQLINWLVLVLIAAALHLRVAAAVLITVYSLITVATLAPVSINGLGVREGGYVLLLGLVGIAGEQALGFGVLWFAVYTGAALIGGLAWLLPIKAE comes from the coding sequence ATGTTTTTTACCCTGCAAAAGCTCAGTGCGGGCTGGCGGGAGCGGGTCGGGCCGAGAACCCGACTGGTGCTCAAGATCGCAGCCAGTCTGGCGCTGTTGGTTTTGATCTTTCGGCTCATCGACTTTCAGAAGTTGCTGGCGGTGCTCGCAGGGGCGGATCTGGGGCTGCTGGGGGCGGCTTTGGGGCTGTTTGTGGCCGGGCAGATGCTCAACGCCCTCAAGTGGGCCTGGCTGGGCGAGGCGATGGCTTTGCCCTTTGATCGCCTCCGTTATCTGCGGGTCTACTGGATGGGATTGTTTGTGGCGGTCTTCTTGCCCGGCAGCCTTGGAGGGGACGTGGGCCGGGCGGTGCTGTTGGGCCGGGCTGGCACCAGAAGCTGGGCAGCGGCCTACACGGTGCTCGCCGACCGCTACAGCGGCATGTTGTTCTTACTTGTGATTGGCAGCCTCGCCTGCACCACGATCGCGGGCTTCGATGGGCTGAGGCCCTGGCTGTGGAGCCTGAGCGCCGGGGTCGCCCTTGCCTGGCTGGCGCTCGCTCCCCTGAGCTTTTATCTGGCGCAGCGGCCCACGCGCTTCAAGGCCATTCTCGATACGATCGCCCTCTGGGAGAAGCAGCTGCGCAGACCGGCGGTCCTCGCCCGCGTCGGGAGTGCGACGCTCTTTATCCAGCTCATCAACTGGCTGGTGCTGGTACTGATTGCCGCCGCCCTCCACCTGCGGGTGGCAGCGGCGGTGCTCATCACCGTCTACAGTCTGATTACGGTCGCTACCCTGGCCCCCGTGAGCATCAACGGCCTGGGGGTGCGCGAGGGCGGCTACGTGCTGCTGTTGGGCCTTGTGGGGATTGCCGGTGAGCAGGCGCTCGGTTTTGGGGTGCTCTGGTTTGCCGTCTACACCGGTGCGGCGCTTATCGGGGGGCTGGCCTGGCTATTGCCCATCAAGGCCGAATGA
- a CDS encoding class I SAM-dependent methyltransferase, with protein sequence MNSDDDALRRQYDALPYPNVPFERTCRDDPNALYVHSLMTAFYLYDRRIADPAGMIILDAGCGSGFKSQALAEANPGARIVGVDFSAESIAVARRRIAHHGIAGVEFHHLAIADLPELGLRFDYINCDEVLYLVPDPAGVLNGLKAVLKPGGILRGNLHSLLARAPFFRAQEAFRLLGIEQPGPREVNQIHAIMERLGENTYLKVGAWQPYWRQQEDFEWYVLNFLLQGDKGFTTVDLFELLAGAELELLGMTNGGDWDLTLLFDLSQPLPEVVAQILHNGDARTKLRLYELIQGNHRLLDFWCVPKNAALSKPPLFAGWTNDDYRSASIRLHPQLCTPRLKAALIESIEAHRPFDLNLDLNYPRRSSSILFQPEIAACLLPLWDSPQPLMPFIVEWLNLAGGEQESGVIGAIIKTIAECEQFAYFMVEK encoded by the coding sequence ATGAACAGCGACGACGACGCCCTGCGCCGCCAGTACGACGCCCTGCCCTATCCGAACGTTCCCTTCGAGCGCACCTGCCGCGACGATCCGAACGCGCTCTATGTCCACAGCCTGATGACAGCCTTTTATCTGTACGACCGGCGCATCGCGGACCCAGCCGGGATGATCATCCTCGACGCCGGTTGCGGCTCAGGCTTCAAGTCCCAGGCGCTGGCGGAGGCCAACCCCGGTGCCCGGATCGTGGGGGTAGATTTTTCAGCCGAATCGATCGCCGTCGCCCGCCGCCGCATCGCCCACCACGGCATCGCGGGCGTCGAATTTCATCACCTGGCGATCGCCGATCTGCCCGAACTGGGACTGCGCTTCGACTACATCAACTGCGACGAGGTGCTCTATCTGGTGCCGGACCCGGCGGGCGTGCTGAACGGTCTCAAGGCCGTGCTCAAGCCTGGGGGCATCCTGCGGGGCAACCTGCACAGTCTGCTGGCGCGTGCCCCATTTTTTCGTGCCCAGGAAGCTTTCCGGCTTTTAGGAATCGAACAGCCGGGACCGAGGGAAGTCAACCAGATCCACGCAATCATGGAGCGGCTGGGTGAGAATACCTATCTCAAAGTCGGTGCCTGGCAGCCCTACTGGCGGCAACAGGAAGATTTTGAGTGGTACGTTTTGAATTTTTTGTTGCAGGGCGACAAGGGCTTTACGACGGTCGATCTGTTTGAGTTGCTGGCTGGGGCGGAGCTGGAACTGTTGGGGATGACCAACGGGGGCGACTGGGATCTGACACTCCTTTTTGATCTGTCCCAGCCGTTGCCGGAGGTGGTGGCTCAGATATTACACAATGGCGATGCAAGGACAAAGTTGCGCCTGTACGAACTGATCCAGGGCAACCACCGGCTGCTCGATTTCTGGTGCGTCCCCAAAAACGCCGCGCTGAGCAAGCCGCCGCTTTTTGCCGGGTGGACGAACGACGATTACCGGAGCGCCTCTATCCGCCTCCATCCCCAGCTCTGCACCCCCAGGCTCAAGGCGGCTCTCATCGAATCGATCGAGGCACATCGGCCCTTCGATCTCAACCTCGACCTCAACTACCCGCGCCGCTCCAGTTCGATCTTGTTTCAGCCGGAGATCGCTGCCTGTCTTCTGCCCCTCTGGGACAGTCCCCAACCGCTGATGCCCTTTATCGTCGAGTGGCTGAACCTGGCTGGCGGCGAACAGGAATCGGGCGTCATCGGAGCGATCATCAAGACGATCGCCGAGTGTGAACAGTTCGCCTACTTCATGGTCGAGAAGTAG
- a CDS encoding helix-turn-helix domain-containing protein: protein MPLLAPNPRLGPGRGAGRTHFHIAQSWDIHESTVCRIVHKVERLLVQSGRFRLPSPQATQSNVHLEVVVVDGTEVPIERPKKSRGTTTAVNKNATPWCEI, encoded by the coding sequence ATGCCCCTGCTCGCCCCCAACCCCCGTTTGGGGCCAGGTCGGGGGGCAGGCCGCACCCACTTTCACATCGCTCAAAGCTGGGACATACACGAATCGACCGTCTGTCGTATCGTCCACAAAGTCGAGCGACTGCTGGTGCAATCCGGACGCTTTCGGCTGCCTTCACCTCAAGCAACGCAGTCGAATGTGCATCTGGAAGTGGTCGTCGTCGATGGGACAGAAGTGCCGATCGAACGGCCCAAAAAAAGCAGAGGCACTACTACAGCGGTAAACAAAAATGCCACACCTTGGTGCGAGATCTGA
- a CDS encoding ElyC/SanA/YdcF family protein: MFTRRTSEWERLISLVRRVSYFKCGNCKQNFALARSRLAGNSRSRRAGWLGLGRMPLVVLALVAGGGGWLGWKYWYYLQATQQPPSAIVVIGGGVPREIAAAQLAAALPQLPVIVSGGSPLACLYQIFKQERGLEWRRVSGDYRARSTLTNFTTLVPYLSGDRPIKVIVVTSTGNWPRAKILGSIVFGSRGIAIAPALVQGGGSLRGESQTKTWLEGAAALGWAVFGDIVLPGSLFNSPAQASAIKSAPQPRCSSGYAPSYPTYGEAP; encoded by the coding sequence GTGTTTACCCGACGCACCAGCGAGTGGGAGCGGCTCATCTCGCTGGTCCGCCGCGTCAGCTATTTCAAGTGCGGCAACTGCAAGCAAAATTTTGCCCTGGCGCGCTCGCGGCTGGCCGGTAACAGCCGTTCGCGGCGGGCAGGCTGGTTGGGCCTGGGCAGAATGCCGCTGGTGGTCCTGGCCCTGGTTGCCGGTGGGGGCGGCTGGTTGGGCTGGAAGTACTGGTATTATCTGCAGGCAACCCAGCAACCGCCCTCAGCGATCGTCGTGATTGGCGGCGGTGTGCCCCGCGAGATCGCCGCCGCCCAACTCGCCGCCGCTTTGCCGCAGCTGCCTGTGATCGTGAGCGGCGGCAGTCCCCTCGCCTGCCTCTACCAGATCTTCAAGCAGGAGCGCGGCCTCGAATGGCGGCGGGTGAGCGGAGATTACCGCGCCCGCTCGACGCTGACGAACTTCACGACCCTGGTGCCCTATCTTTCAGGCGATCGACCGATCAAGGTGATCGTGGTCACGAGCACCGGCAACTGGCCACGGGCCAAAATTCTCGGCTCGATCGTCTTTGGCAGCCGGGGAATCGCGATCGCTCCGGCCCTGGTGCAGGGAGGCGGCAGTTTGCGCGGCGAATCGCAGACCAAGACCTGGCTGGAGGGAGCGGCGGCCCTGGGCTGGGCCGTATTTGGCGATATCGTCCTGCCGGGGTCGCTTTTTAACAGCCCCGCCCAGGCCAGCGCCATCAAGAGCGCCCCGCAGCCTCGTTGCAGCAGCGGCTATGCCCCGTCCTACCCGACCTACGGCGAAGCGCCATGA
- the hemH gene encoding ferrochelatase, whose protein sequence is MAEVGVLLLNLGGPDRQEDVKPFLYNLFADPEIIRIPFAPLQKPLAWLIATSRAPKSRRNYQAIGGGSPLRAMTEQQGRVLKKALASRGLDAQIYVGMRYWHPFTEEAVRQIKADGVRRLVLLPLYPQYSISTSGSSLKLLDQLWARDAQLKSIERIAINSWYSRPGYIKAMGERVREGLDRFDDPDRVHILFSAHGVPRSYVDQDGDPYQRQTEETVDLVMGALGRPNAHSLAYQSRVGPVEWLKPYTEETINELAQKGVRSLLAVPVSFVSEHIETLQEIEIEYREVAEAAGIHDFRRAKALNVSKTFIDDLAELVIENLGVYSR, encoded by the coding sequence ATGGCAGAAGTCGGGGTGTTGTTGCTCAACCTGGGTGGACCGGACCGGCAGGAGGATGTCAAACCTTTCCTGTACAACCTGTTCGCCGATCCGGAGATCATCCGCATTCCTTTTGCGCCCCTGCAAAAACCCCTGGCCTGGCTCATCGCCACCTCCCGCGCCCCCAAATCGCGCCGCAACTACCAGGCGATCGGCGGCGGTTCGCCCCTGCGGGCGATGACCGAGCAGCAGGGGCGGGTGCTCAAAAAAGCGCTCGCCTCCCGTGGCCTCGACGCCCAGATCTACGTCGGGATGCGCTACTGGCATCCGTTTACCGAGGAGGCTGTCCGCCAGATCAAAGCGGACGGCGTCCGCCGCCTGGTGCTGTTGCCCCTTTACCCGCAGTACTCGATCTCGACTTCCGGTTCGAGCCTCAAGCTACTCGATCAGCTCTGGGCCCGCGACGCGCAACTGAAGTCGATCGAACGGATTGCGATCAACTCGTGGTACAGCCGCCCCGGCTATATCAAGGCGATGGGCGAGCGCGTCCGCGAGGGACTCGATCGCTTCGATGATCCCGATCGGGTTCATATTCTTTTTTCGGCCCACGGCGTGCCGCGCAGCTACGTCGATCAAGACGGCGATCCGTACCAGCGGCAGACCGAGGAGACGGTCGATCTCGTCATGGGTGCCCTTGGTCGCCCCAATGCCCATTCCCTCGCCTACCAGAGCCGCGTCGGCCCGGTCGAATGGCTCAAGCCGTACACCGAGGAGACGATCAACGAGCTGGCCCAAAAGGGGGTGCGCTCGCTTCTGGCGGTGCCGGTGAGCTTTGTCTCCGAGCACATCGAGACGTTGCAAGAAATCGAGATCGAGTATCGCGAAGTGGCCGAGGCCGCCGGTATTCACGACTTTCGCCGCGCCAAGGCTCTTAACGTGAGTAAAACCTTTATCGACGACCTGGCCGAACTGGTGATCGAGAATCTGGGCGTCTACTCGCGCTAG
- a CDS encoding branched-chain amino acid transaminase, producing the protein MTQPVSEPVVYLNGQFVPDSQANISVRTHSFLYGTAVFEGIKAYWVPERETMFVFRAEEHYRRLLQSCRILRLTCPIGLRRMVELSAEIVARNGCRQDTYLRPIVYKVDRRIGPSLVAPQTEDDFLLFSAPMSGYLDTEKGLHVCVSSWRRLDDNMIPARAKVNGAYVNTALAKSDATLAGFDDAIVLSDDGHVSEGSAMNLFVVRDGRLITPSVSSNILEGITRATVIELAQKELGLAVEARPVDRTELYTADELFLCGTATEVAPVTRVDHRAIADGSVGPITRAVRQLYAQVVRAGLPDYLHWLTPATAPVLTQQE; encoded by the coding sequence ATGACCCAGCCAGTGTCCGAACCCGTCGTCTACCTGAACGGGCAGTTCGTCCCCGACAGCCAGGCCAATATCAGCGTGCGCACCCACAGTTTTCTCTACGGCACCGCCGTCTTCGAGGGCATCAAAGCCTACTGGGTGCCGGAGCGCGAGACGATGTTCGTCTTTCGCGCCGAAGAACACTACCGCCGCCTGCTGCAAAGCTGCCGCATCCTCAGACTCACCTGCCCGATTGGCCTGCGGCGGATGGTCGAGCTGAGCGCTGAGATCGTAGCGCGCAACGGTTGCCGCCAGGACACCTACCTGCGCCCGATCGTCTACAAGGTGGACCGGCGAATCGGCCCCAGCCTGGTCGCACCCCAGACGGAGGACGACTTTTTGCTCTTCAGCGCCCCGATGAGCGGCTATCTCGACACCGAAAAGGGGCTGCACGTCTGTGTCTCCTCCTGGCGGCGGCTCGACGACAACATGATCCCGGCCCGTGCCAAGGTCAACGGTGCCTACGTCAACACCGCCCTCGCCAAAAGCGATGCCACCCTCGCCGGTTTCGACGATGCGATCGTGCTCTCAGACGATGGCCACGTCTCAGAAGGCAGTGCGATGAACCTGTTTGTGGTGCGCGACGGCAGGCTCATCACTCCCTCGGTAAGCAGCAATATTCTCGAAGGGATCACCCGCGCCACGGTGATCGAACTGGCCCAAAAAGAACTGGGCCTGGCGGTCGAAGCCCGCCCGGTAGACCGGACGGAGCTGTACACAGCGGACGAACTTTTTTTGTGCGGCACGGCGACGGAGGTGGCTCCGGTCACCCGCGTCGATCACCGGGCCATCGCCGACGGCAGCGTGGGGCCGATCACCCGTGCGGTGCGCCAGCTCTACGCCCAGGTCGTCCGCGCCGGGCTGCCGGACTACCTGCACTGGCTCACGCCCGCCACTGCACCGGTGCTTACCCAGCAGGAGTAG
- the hemG gene encoding protoporphyrinogen oxidase, with amino-acid sequence MSVAAEPLDVLVVGAGLSGLALAWHLQRSGRRVLVCEATERVGGAISSELIDGFTCEGGPNSFQSTRPLQELLVELQLEERLVFAEERLARFVWWENRLRPVPMSPAQFVRADLLSWPGKLRCLSEFFVPPLSEPREETVAEFVLRRFGDEALNRLIEPFIAGVFAGDAGQLSADAALAPLVELERQAGSVLRGLWQRRNRGVLTPQRLCTLRGGIEQLPRAIARRLQSQLRFQSRLEALEPLAGGWQAIVLDGRGEAQAISARSVALAAPAWAIAPVLARLDPSLGRALESIYYPPVAAVSLGYSKSQLPNLSEGFGHLIPRGQSLRSLGVIYNSCLFRHAAPTSWRLFTCFLGGTTDPLIADLSDGELANLAHRELQAVLDFQSSYQLLRVARWPRAIPQYALGHITKQERIERYLAELPGLFLVGNYFGGISVGDCVRQARLKADSVLQFLTRTAANGRLNLA; translated from the coding sequence ATGAGCGTAGCCGCAGAGCCGCTGGATGTACTGGTAGTCGGTGCCGGCCTGAGTGGTCTGGCCCTGGCCTGGCACCTCCAGCGCTCTGGCCGGAGGGTCCTGGTGTGCGAGGCGACTGAGCGGGTGGGCGGTGCGATCAGCTCCGAACTCATCGATGGCTTCACCTGCGAGGGCGGTCCGAACAGTTTTCAATCGACCCGGCCCCTGCAGGAGTTGCTGGTCGAACTGCAGCTGGAGGAGCGGCTGGTCTTTGCCGAGGAGCGGCTCGCCCGCTTTGTCTGGTGGGAAAACCGCCTGCGGCCCGTGCCGATGAGCCCTGCGCAGTTCGTGCGCGCAGATCTGCTCAGCTGGCCGGGCAAACTGCGCTGTCTATCGGAATTTTTTGTGCCGCCTCTTTCGGAGCCGCGCGAGGAGACGGTAGCCGAATTCGTGCTGCGCCGCTTCGGCGACGAAGCGCTCAATCGCCTCATCGAACCGTTCATCGCCGGGGTGTTCGCAGGCGACGCCGGGCAGTTGAGCGCCGATGCGGCCCTCGCCCCGCTCGTCGAACTGGAACGCCAGGCGGGCAGCGTGCTCAGGGGGCTGTGGCAGCGCCGCAATCGGGGGGTGCTCACACCCCAGCGGCTGTGTACGCTGCGCGGCGGCATCGAGCAGTTGCCACGGGCAATTGCCCGGCGGTTGCAATCGCAGTTGCGCTTCCAATCGCGCTTAGAGGCGCTGGAACCGCTGGCAGGGGGCTGGCAGGCGATTGTCCTCGATGGGCGGGGTGAGGCCCAGGCGATCAGTGCCCGCTCGGTGGCGCTTGCCGCCCCCGCTTGGGCGATCGCTCCGGTGCTGGCGCGGCTCGATCCGAGCCTGGGCCGCGCCCTGGAGAGCATCTACTATCCACCGGTGGCGGCGGTCAGCCTCGGCTACTCAAAAAGCCAGCTTCCCAACCTGAGCGAAGGCTTCGGCCATCTCATCCCGCGCGGACAATCGCTGCGCAGCCTCGGGGTGATCTACAACAGTTGCCTCTTCCGGCACGCCGCCCCGACGAGCTGGCGGCTTTTTACCTGTTTTTTAGGGGGTACGACCGACCCGCTCATCGCCGATCTGAGCGACGGTGAACTGGCCAATCTGGCGCACCGCGAACTGCAGGCGGTCCTCGACTTTCAATCGAGCTATCAGCTGTTGCGGGTGGCGCGCTGGCCCAGAGCGATTCCCCAGTATGCCCTGGGCCATATCACCAAACAGGAGCGCATCGAGCGCTACTTGGCGGAGCTGCCGGGATTGTTTCTGGTCGGCAATTATTTTGGCGGCATCTCTGTGGGCGACTGCGTGCGCCAGGCCCGTCTCAAGGCAGATAGCGTGCTGCAGTTTCTCACAAGAACCGCTGCCAATGGCCGCCTCAACCTGGCCTGA